In Pedobacter sp. WC2423, the following are encoded in one genomic region:
- a CDS encoding glucosidase: protein MNSKEQLNPEQQRLSSHYNQETNWLKWGPYVADRQWGTVREDYSTNGEPWDYTTHDSARSKAYRWGEEGIGGFSDDQQNLCIGLALWNGKDAILKERLFGLTNGEGNHGEDVKELYYHLDSSPTHSYMKMLYKYPFQAFPYESLLSENAKRSKTQSEYELIDTGLFDHDEYGDVFIEYAKNKEEDLLIKYTVFNRSSAPVTLDVIPQVWYRNTWFDGQHGAKPEILNQGNHTLLLRSDNIGDYHCYTDGNPKFLFTDNETNNQRLYQSDNVSRYVKDGINEYIVNGNQNAVNPDNLGTKAGIWHHLTISAGESSTIRIRLSKNKITQPFNDFEEIFSLRLQETDTFYAVKQADTTNEDEKSMQRQAWAGMFWNKQFYSFDVNRWLNGDTGQPAPPKQRRTGRNSHWKHFVANDILSMPDKWEYPWFAAWDLAFHCISFAPLDPDFAKEQLRLMVSANYMHPSGQLPAYEWDFGDVNPPVHAMATWHVYLADKAVKGKGDINFLIEVFNKLLLNFTWWVNQKDSEGNNIFEGGFLGLDNIGVFNRSQPVPGGGFLEQADGTSWMAMYALNMLQISMELSLHFDVFESMAIKFSEHFLYIAGSISNMGEDAIGLWDEEDGFYYDMLRKPDGSADRLRLRSLVGLIPMFAQIVFDESKWGKLPKLKERLEWFMLQRPDLVQLVSHWTDTKGSDQHLLSLLRGHRMKLLLKRMLDPNEFLSDFGIRSVSKAYCEYPFNYQLDGMDYTVKYIPAESDSGMFGGNSNWRGPMWMPVNYLIIESLKNFQEYYTDDFKVECPTGSGQFLSLKEIAALLSKRLKCIFLKNDAGERPVSGGNPKFNHDPYFKDYILFHEYFNGDNGKGLGASHQTGWTGLIAML from the coding sequence ATGAACTCCAAAGAACAGCTTAATCCGGAACAGCAGCGCCTCAGCAGTCATTATAATCAGGAAACCAACTGGCTTAAGTGGGGGCCTTATGTAGCTGACCGGCAATGGGGAACCGTAAGAGAAGATTATAGCACTAATGGAGAACCATGGGATTATACAACCCATGATTCAGCGAGAAGTAAAGCTTATCGCTGGGGTGAAGAAGGAATAGGTGGTTTTAGTGATGACCAGCAAAATCTATGTATTGGACTGGCGCTTTGGAACGGTAAGGATGCAATTCTTAAAGAACGTTTGTTTGGCCTGACCAATGGTGAGGGAAATCATGGGGAGGATGTAAAAGAGTTATACTATCATCTGGATAGCAGCCCTACACACAGCTATATGAAAATGCTGTATAAATATCCATTTCAAGCTTTTCCTTATGAATCGCTCTTGAGTGAAAATGCAAAGAGGAGCAAAACGCAATCAGAATATGAATTGATTGACACTGGTTTGTTCGATCATGATGAATACGGAGATGTTTTTATTGAATATGCTAAAAACAAAGAAGAGGATCTGCTGATTAAATACACAGTATTTAACAGAAGTTCTGCTCCGGTAACCTTAGATGTGATTCCACAGGTCTGGTATCGGAATACCTGGTTTGATGGACAGCATGGAGCTAAACCTGAAATCCTGAACCAGGGTAATCACACGCTACTTTTAAGGTCTGATAATATTGGAGATTACCATTGTTATACAGATGGTAATCCGAAATTTCTGTTTACTGATAATGAAACCAACAATCAGCGTCTATATCAATCTGATAATGTGAGCCGTTATGTGAAAGACGGAATTAATGAGTACATAGTTAATGGAAATCAAAATGCAGTTAATCCCGATAATTTAGGGACAAAAGCAGGTATCTGGCATCATTTAACTATTTCTGCCGGTGAAAGCAGTACAATCAGAATCAGGCTTAGCAAGAATAAAATAACGCAGCCCTTTAATGATTTTGAAGAAATATTTTCCCTTCGTTTGCAAGAGACTGACACTTTTTATGCAGTTAAGCAAGCTGACACCACTAATGAAGATGAAAAATCTATGCAGCGTCAGGCCTGGGCCGGAATGTTCTGGAACAAGCAGTTTTACAGTTTTGATGTAAATAGATGGCTGAATGGCGACACAGGACAACCAGCTCCACCAAAACAAAGAAGAACTGGCAGAAACTCACACTGGAAACATTTTGTCGCTAATGATATTCTTTCTATGCCAGATAAATGGGAATATCCATGGTTTGCGGCATGGGATCTTGCTTTTCATTGTATCAGCTTTGCGCCTTTAGATCCTGATTTTGCAAAAGAACAGTTAAGATTAATGGTTAGCGCCAATTATATGCACCCAAGCGGTCAATTACCTGCTTATGAATGGGATTTTGGCGATGTAAATCCTCCGGTTCATGCGATGGCAACATGGCATGTATATCTTGCAGATAAAGCAGTTAAGGGTAAAGGAGATATTAACTTCCTGATAGAGGTTTTCAATAAACTGCTGCTCAATTTTACCTGGTGGGTAAATCAGAAAGATAGTGAAGGAAATAATATTTTTGAGGGTGGTTTTCTTGGCCTCGATAATATCGGGGTGTTTAACCGGAGTCAGCCAGTACCTGGTGGCGGTTTTCTGGAACAGGCTGACGGCACTAGCTGGATGGCCATGTATGCATTAAATATGCTGCAGATCAGTATGGAGCTTTCGCTTCATTTTGATGTATTTGAAAGTATGGCTATCAAATTTTCTGAACACTTTTTATATATCGCGGGTTCAATTTCTAATATGGGAGAGGATGCGATAGGTTTATGGGATGAGGAGGATGGTTTTTATTATGATATGCTAAGAAAACCAGACGGATCTGCCGACAGGTTACGCCTGAGAAGTCTGGTTGGGCTGATCCCTATGTTTGCCCAGATTGTATTTGATGAGAGTAAATGGGGTAAGCTGCCAAAATTAAAGGAGCGGCTGGAGTGGTTTATGCTCCAAAGGCCTGATCTGGTTCAACTGGTAAGTCATTGGACAGACACTAAAGGGAGTGACCAGCATTTACTTTCTTTGTTAAGAGGTCACCGGATGAAATTATTACTCAAGCGTATGCTGGACCCAAATGAGTTTCTTTCGGATTTTGGCATCCGCTCTGTTTCTAAAGCTTACTGCGAATATCCTTTTAACTATCAATTGGATGGTATGGACTATACTGTAAAATATATTCCCGCTGAAAGTGATTCTGGAATGTTTGGCGGGAACAGTAATTGGCGCGGCCCGATGTGGATGCCGGTTAATTACCTGATTATCGAGTCCCTTAAAAATTTCCAGGAGTATTACACTGATGATTTTAAAGTAGAATGTCCAACTGGCTCAGGTCAGTTTTTAAGCCTTAAAGAAATTGCGGCTTTATTAAGTAAAAGGTTAAAGTGCATTTTCCTGAAAAATGATGCCGGTGAACGACCCGTATCGGGTGGGAACCCTAAATTTAACCATGACCCTTATTTTAAAGATTATATATTATTCCATGAATATTTCAATGGCGATAATGGCAAAGGGCTTGGCGCCAGTCATCAGACTGGCTGGACAGGCTTGATTGCAATGCTTTAG
- a CDS encoding phosphatase PAP2 family protein, giving the protein MSSFFKKYIVVLQLGFYAAIPLHSIAQGGLSPDNPIQKIDNRIMIDLSEHRTPEKTNVFLFLSKYNNLVNAAVPAGIFAAGVIDNDKGTRQNAMYIASSSAVNLLLTLVIKKIVKRPRPFLGQVKISAVYYPGQTSFPSGHTSSAFTTATALTQVYHKWYVIAPAYLWASSVGYSRMYLGVHYPSDVATGALVGTGTALAMGFLRPGH; this is encoded by the coding sequence ATGAGTAGCTTTTTTAAAAAATATATAGTGGTATTGCAGCTTGGTTTTTATGCTGCAATACCACTTCACTCAATTGCACAGGGCGGTTTATCTCCCGATAATCCTATTCAGAAAATTGATAACAGGATTATGATTGATCTTTCTGAACACAGGACACCAGAAAAAACTAACGTGTTCCTATTCTTATCTAAGTATAATAACCTGGTTAATGCAGCAGTTCCTGCAGGCATATTTGCAGCTGGTGTTATTGACAATGATAAAGGAACCCGCCAGAATGCAATGTATATTGCCAGCAGTTCTGCTGTTAATTTATTACTGACCCTGGTTATTAAGAAAATTGTGAAACGCCCCAGGCCTTTTCTGGGACAGGTTAAAATCAGCGCAGTGTATTACCCAGGGCAAACTTCTTTTCCTTCTGGTCATACTTCTTCTGCTTTTACAACGGCAACTGCATTAACACAGGTTTATCATAAATGGTATGTGATTGCGCCTGCTTATTTATGGGCATCTTCTGTTGGGTATTCCAGAATGTATTTAGGAGTCCATTATCCTTCTGATGTAGCTACCGGTGCATTGGTTGGTACAGGAACTGCACTTGCTATGGGTTTTTTAAGACCAGGACATTAA
- a CDS encoding pirin family protein → MAQTVLHTATSRGGADHGWLKSYHTFSFASYYNPERVNFGALRVLNDDAVDGGRGFGEHPHDNMEIISIPLSGALEHKDSMGNIGTIEPGEIQVMSAGTGMYHTEYNKNKDQTVKFLQIWVFPNKRNVEPRYDQVKIDTPEKPNTLVQILSPNPDDAGVWIHQDAWFNLGKLEKGSQIAYSLQKKGNGAYIFVLEGDIEINGQPLSARDGFGIWDTDNFTIKASADAEFLIMDVPMEF, encoded by the coding sequence ATGGCACAAACAGTTTTGCATACTGCAACCTCAAGAGGTGGAGCAGATCATGGATGGTTAAAAAGTTATCACACTTTTAGCTTTGCTAGTTATTACAACCCTGAAAGAGTAAATTTTGGTGCATTAAGAGTTTTAAATGATGATGCAGTAGATGGAGGAAGAGGTTTTGGAGAACACCCGCATGATAATATGGAGATTATTTCTATTCCTTTATCCGGGGCATTAGAACATAAAGATAGCATGGGTAATATCGGGACTATTGAACCAGGAGAGATCCAGGTCATGAGCGCCGGAACCGGAATGTACCATACAGAGTATAACAAAAATAAAGATCAGACAGTTAAATTTTTGCAGATCTGGGTATTCCCGAATAAAAGGAATGTAGAACCAAGGTATGATCAGGTAAAAATTGATACTCCTGAAAAACCAAATACTTTGGTACAGATCTTATCGCCAAATCCAGATGATGCTGGTGTATGGATTCATCAGGATGCCTGGTTCAATTTAGGAAAACTGGAAAAAGGAAGTCAGATAGCTTATTCCTTGCAGAAAAAAGGGAATGGTGCTTATATCTTTGTTTTAGAAGGTGATATTGAGATCAATGGTCAGCCATTATCTGCCAGAGATGGTTTTGGAATCTGGGACACAGATAATTTCACTATAAAAGCATCTGCCGATGCTGAATTTTTGATTATGGATGTTCCAATGGAATTCTAA
- a CDS encoding RNA methyltransferase: MQKLKTTELNRVGIKEFKEQDKLPVVVILDNVRSMNNVGSAFRTADGFAIEKIILCGITAQPPHREIEKTAIGATQSVAWVHYEETLDAIKDLRADGYEIIAIEQAVDSIMLNTFKPDQAKKYALIFGNEVNGVSDEVMGQIDKCIEIPQFGTKHSFNIVISAGIVLWDFYAKLRL; this comes from the coding sequence ATGCAGAAATTAAAGACAACTGAATTAAACCGTGTAGGTATAAAGGAATTTAAAGAACAGGATAAACTACCGGTAGTTGTGATACTGGATAATGTGCGCAGTATGAATAATGTGGGGTCTGCTTTCAGAACAGCAGATGGTTTTGCCATAGAGAAAATTATTCTTTGTGGAATCACCGCACAGCCACCGCATCGTGAGATTGAGAAAACGGCCATTGGCGCAACACAATCTGTAGCCTGGGTACATTATGAAGAAACGCTGGATGCCATTAAAGATTTACGGGCAGACGGGTATGAAATTATAGCTATAGAACAAGCTGTAGACAGCATTATGCTGAATACTTTTAAACCAGATCAGGCTAAAAAATATGCACTGATCTTTGGAAATGAGGTTAATGGGGTGAGCGATGAAGTAATGGGGCAAATTGATAAATGTATTGAAATACCTCAGTTTGGTACTAAACATTCTTTTAATATCGTGATCTCTGCCGGAATCGTATTGTGGGATTTCTATGCTAAGCTAAGATTGTAA
- a CDS encoding NADPH-dependent FMN reductase: MDQLKIISATVRPGRKGPLVAEWIAGIARKSGAFEVELIDLGVLNLPLMDEINHPSMQKYEHEHTKQWSAKIEQADAFIFVTGEYDFGYPSPLRNALEYLYKEWNYKAAGIVSYGGVSAGTRAANALKNDLSTFKMVPLYEAVNFSFFTELINEDGIFVPHERSEKAAQVMLKELVRWTKGLKLIKADV, encoded by the coding sequence ATGGATCAGTTGAAAATCATCAGTGCTACGGTCAGACCGGGAAGAAAAGGTCCTTTAGTGGCAGAATGGATTGCCGGAATCGCAAGAAAATCAGGTGCTTTTGAGGTGGAGTTAATAGACTTAGGTGTACTGAATCTGCCCTTAATGGATGAGATCAATCATCCTTCGATGCAGAAATATGAGCATGAACACACCAAACAATGGAGTGCAAAAATTGAACAAGCTGATGCTTTCATATTTGTAACCGGTGAATATGATTTCGGATATCCTTCGCCCTTAAGAAACGCATTGGAATATCTGTACAAAGAATGGAATTATAAAGCTGCCGGAATAGTTAGTTATGGTGGTGTTTCTGCTGGGACAAGAGCTGCTAATGCGCTGAAAAATGACCTGAGTACTTTTAAAATGGTACCTTTGTACGAGGCAGTCAATTTTTCTTTCTTCACAGAGTTGATTAATGAAGATGGCATTTTTGTACCTCATGAGCGTTCAGAAAAGGCAGCACAAGTGATGCTAAAAGAACTAGTACGCTGGACAAAGGGGTTAAAATTAATCAAGGCTGACGTATAA
- a CDS encoding galactokinase, with product MKSELSSKFFDTYGQQPAATYFTPGRVNLIGEHIDYNGGLVLPCAITLGTWLCLAPNNDQVIRFKSVNFPEEAIIPLKPAYEKEGTSWYNYPLGVFNEILKNFQIPVGFDLLYAGNIPVGSGLSSSASIEVVTAYAITAYLGLDYDRLALVKLAQKVENEFIGVNSGIMDQFAVAFGEKDKAIVLNCDTLKYKIVDCNLGDHVLTIINTNKPRELAESKYNERVAECEAALKALNQEITLNNLCELTADKFALHSHLIKDETILKRATHVIKENDRVNLAAKALNNGDLDEFGRLMYASHQSLKDLYEVTGKELDTVVEFCASYPEVTGARMTGAGFGGCAIALLKKDAEADFREKLTAYYTERIGYAPDVYISEIGDGATTI from the coding sequence ATGAAATCTGAACTATCCAGTAAATTCTTTGATACCTACGGCCAGCAACCGGCTGCTACTTATTTTACTCCCGGCCGCGTAAATCTGATCGGTGAACATATTGACTATAATGGAGGTTTAGTATTGCCTTGTGCAATTACACTGGGTACGTGGCTTTGTCTTGCTCCAAATAACGATCAGGTCATCCGTTTTAAAAGTGTGAATTTCCCTGAAGAAGCGATTATCCCTTTAAAACCTGCCTATGAAAAAGAAGGCACATCATGGTATAACTATCCATTAGGAGTTTTCAATGAAATTCTTAAAAACTTCCAGATCCCGGTAGGTTTCGACCTTTTATATGCTGGGAATATCCCGGTTGGGTCTGGGCTGTCATCTTCAGCTTCTATAGAGGTTGTAACTGCTTATGCAATTACGGCTTATCTGGGTCTTGATTATGACCGTTTAGCGTTAGTAAAACTCGCTCAGAAAGTAGAAAATGAGTTTATTGGTGTTAACAGTGGTATTATGGATCAGTTTGCTGTTGCTTTCGGAGAAAAAGATAAAGCAATTGTGTTGAATTGTGACACCCTGAAATATAAAATCGTAGACTGTAATCTTGGAGATCATGTGTTAACCATTATTAATACAAATAAACCAAGAGAACTCGCAGAATCTAAATATAATGAAAGAGTAGCAGAATGTGAGGCTGCACTTAAAGCGTTGAATCAGGAAATCACGCTGAACAATCTATGTGAATTAACTGCTGATAAATTCGCTTTACACAGCCATCTGATTAAAGATGAAACTATCCTGAAAAGAGCTACCCATGTCATCAAAGAAAATGACCGGGTAAACCTTGCTGCAAAAGCATTAAATAATGGCGATCTGGATGAATTTGGCCGTTTAATGTATGCTTCACACCAATCATTGAAAGATTTATATGAAGTTACAGGTAAGGAACTGGATACTGTAGTAGAATTCTGTGCAAGTTATCCTGAAGTTACAGGAGCAAGAATGACAGGTGCTGGTTTTGGCGGTTGTGCAATAGCACTGCTGAAAAAAGATGCAGAAGCAGATTTCAGAGAAAAACTGACCGCTTACTATACAGAACGTATTGGTTATGCACCAGATGTGTATATCAGTGAAATTGGCGATGGAGCTACCACAATTTAA
- a CDS encoding DsbA family oxidoreductase produces the protein MKVDIWSDVNCPFCYIGKRKFELALEQFEHKDKVKVEWHSFELDPNAETKPELNAYDYLAEKKGQTREWSVQMHEQVTGAAAEVGLKFNFDQVVIANSFNAHRLIQLAKSKGLDNEIEEQLFIAHFTEGKNIDDAAVLIETGKAAGLDQNDIEALLSDNTFTEEVRADEQIAQQIGISGVPFFIINQKLAVSGAQPPATFLGALEQAWTNSMSEEEQF, from the coding sequence ATGAAAGTAGATATCTGGTCGGATGTTAATTGTCCGTTTTGTTATATAGGGAAGAGAAAGTTTGAATTAGCATTGGAGCAGTTTGAGCATAAAGATAAAGTTAAAGTCGAATGGCATAGTTTTGAGCTGGATCCAAATGCAGAAACCAAACCAGAACTGAATGCTTATGATTATCTGGCAGAAAAAAAAGGACAAACCAGAGAATGGTCAGTGCAAATGCATGAACAGGTAACTGGTGCAGCTGCTGAAGTGGGTTTAAAGTTTAATTTTGATCAGGTTGTAATCGCCAATTCATTTAACGCACACAGACTGATTCAATTAGCCAAATCCAAAGGTCTTGACAATGAAATTGAAGAGCAATTATTTATTGCACACTTTACTGAAGGAAAAAATATTGATGATGCTGCCGTTTTAATTGAAACAGGTAAAGCTGCCGGATTAGATCAGAATGACATCGAAGCCTTGTTATCAGATAATACTTTTACTGAAGAAGTACGTGCAGACGAACAGATTGCACAGCAAATTGGTATCAGCGGAGTTCCGTTCTTTATTATTAATCAAAAATTAGCAGTGTCTGGTGCTCAACCTCCTGCAACGTTTTTAGGGGCTTTGGAACAAGCCTGGACTAACAGCATGTCTGAGGAAGAGCAATTCTAG
- a CDS encoding TonB-dependent receptor plug domain-containing protein, whose protein sequence is MKKMIPMLVTLCLSAGYAAAQNDTTKNLNEVMVRENRLKLPFSKQNRNIWIIDNQQIKNLPSRSISELLSYVTGVDVRQRGPGGVQADISIDGGTFDQTLVLINGIKVSDPQTGHNMMNLPVSVDDIDHIEVLRGSASRIYGTNALTGAINIVTKTVTRTGVSANVFTGSSFKKDEVSGDTYANYGIRATGTLALKESSHLFSAGQEAGNGYRYNTAFNNQKFFYEGKVNVGKTDQLEITGGYIHNKFGANGYYSAPGDKEAEETVKTAIAAVAYKTQLTSFWSLMPRLSYRNNVDDYLYIKQTPDKFHNHHVTQVLSAELNNSFQTGIGEFGLGIEARKEKINSTNLGKRNRDNAGIYGEYKFDLVKNLLINAGSYVNYNSDYGWQAFPGIDAGYNFYGNWKVFVNVGTGQRLPTFTDLYYKGPTNIGNDQLQPEKSRYAEGGIKYNSTHFVLNASLFKRRITNFIDWVKDKTTDPWQPKNFSELNTMGYTLSADYNTGALENSAFNSLRFGLAYTYLNPKIKTTLPEANISRYAVESLKNQLTATVNAEFLKVMALTVTARYCERINYKDYTVMDARLTYKLKRGSIYADASNLFDVNFIQAGAVPMPGVWATLGYKIAL, encoded by the coding sequence ATGAAGAAAATGATACCTATGCTGGTTACATTGTGCCTGTCTGCGGGTTATGCAGCAGCGCAAAATGATACCACAAAAAATCTAAACGAAGTGATGGTCAGAGAGAACCGCCTGAAACTTCCGTTCTCTAAACAAAATCGTAATATCTGGATAATTGATAATCAGCAGATCAAGAATTTGCCATCAAGGTCAATTAGTGAATTACTGAGTTATGTAACGGGGGTTGATGTCCGTCAACGCGGACCTGGTGGAGTACAAGCCGACATCAGTATCGATGGCGGAACCTTTGACCAGACTCTTGTTTTAATCAATGGGATTAAAGTCTCAGATCCGCAGACGGGTCACAATATGATGAATTTACCGGTTTCTGTAGATGATATCGACCATATTGAAGTATTAAGAGGTTCTGCATCCCGCATATATGGTACAAATGCCTTAACAGGAGCAATTAACATTGTCACTAAAACTGTAACCAGAACTGGTGTTTCTGCAAATGTATTTACCGGAAGCAGTTTTAAAAAGGATGAAGTTAGTGGAGATACTTATGCAAATTATGGTATCCGCGCTACCGGGACATTAGCATTAAAAGAATCCAGCCACTTATTTTCTGCTGGACAGGAAGCCGGAAATGGATACCGTTATAATACTGCTTTTAATAATCAGAAGTTCTTTTACGAAGGTAAAGTCAATGTAGGAAAAACAGATCAACTGGAAATTACTGGTGGATATATTCATAATAAATTTGGTGCAAATGGTTATTATTCAGCTCCGGGTGATAAAGAAGCCGAAGAAACAGTAAAAACAGCAATTGCAGCAGTGGCTTATAAAACACAGCTGACTTCTTTCTGGAGTTTAATGCCAAGATTGAGTTATAGAAACAATGTTGATGATTATCTATACATCAAACAAACCCCTGATAAATTCCACAATCATCATGTTACCCAAGTATTAAGTGCTGAACTGAACAATAGTTTTCAAACTGGAATCGGTGAATTTGGTCTGGGAATTGAAGCGAGAAAAGAAAAAATCAATAGTACAAACCTGGGTAAAAGAAACAGGGATAATGCAGGCATATATGGAGAATATAAGTTTGACCTGGTAAAGAATTTGCTGATAAATGCAGGAAGTTACGTGAATTACAATTCTGATTATGGGTGGCAGGCTTTTCCTGGCATTGATGCCGGATATAATTTTTATGGAAACTGGAAGGTTTTTGTGAATGTTGGAACAGGACAACGCCTACCGACTTTTACTGATCTTTACTACAAAGGGCCAACTAATATTGGAAATGACCAGTTACAGCCAGAAAAATCCCGATATGCTGAGGGAGGAATTAAATACAATTCCACGCATTTTGTATTAAATGCAAGTTTGTTTAAACGCAGGATTACCAATTTCATTGACTGGGTGAAGGATAAAACGACAGATCCGTGGCAACCTAAGAATTTCAGTGAACTGAATACTATGGGGTATACGCTAAGTGCAGATTATAATACTGGAGCACTGGAGAATTCTGCTTTCAATAGCTTAAGATTTGGTCTGGCTTATACTTATCTTAATCCTAAGATTAAAACAACCTTACCTGAAGCCAATATCTCCCGTTATGCTGTAGAATCTTTGAAAAATCAATTGACTGCTACTGTGAATGCAGAGTTTTTGAAAGTAATGGCATTAACAGTAACCGCAAGGTATTGTGAACGGATTAATTATAAAGATTATACGGTAATGGATGCAAGGCTGACTTATAAATTAAAGCGCGGCAGTATTTATGCCGATGCTTCAAACCTATTCGATGTTAACTTCATCCAGGCCGGAGCGGTTCCTATGCCTGGTGTATGGGCAACACTTGGTTATAAAATTGCTTTATAG
- a CDS encoding aldose epimerase family protein: MKENQISTGRFIDDKEIFAVELTNSLGSKVKIYNYGAIVSEFIVKNAIGEKQDIVLGFDDIDGYLNEDYLANDYPYLGVIVGRYSNRIKDGKYSIDGVDYEMTQSLHGGLAGFDKKVWDILPTVGPSLTLQYVSPDGEEGFPGNLTVQLTFKLSDANELILDYKAVTDAPTALNLTHHTYFNLNKEGKNIADHSLRIPASNYLAQDKDYVVTGALVPVAGTSHDFLGGKTIGQDWNIEEGYDQSFVLDKPYGELGLASETTEATSGLKLEVYTTEPIAHFYTAKYLNTATGKGGKAYSPYSAFCIETQHYPNSVNVPEFPTTILRPGQTYAQTTIFKVSHT, from the coding sequence ATGAAAGAAAATCAAATTAGCACCGGGCGATTTATTGATGATAAAGAAATCTTTGCGGTAGAGTTAACCAACAGTCTTGGCAGCAAGGTGAAAATATATAACTACGGAGCTATTGTCAGTGAATTTATTGTAAAGAATGCAATAGGAGAGAAACAAGATATCGTATTAGGTTTTGATGATATTGATGGTTATCTGAATGAAGATTATCTGGCTAATGACTATCCTTATCTCGGAGTTATTGTCGGGCGTTATTCTAATCGGATTAAAGACGGAAAATATAGTATTGATGGGGTAGACTATGAAATGACTCAAAGTCTTCATGGTGGTTTAGCTGGTTTCGATAAAAAAGTATGGGACATTCTACCTACTGTCGGTCCGAGTTTAACTTTACAATATGTGAGTCCGGATGGGGAGGAAGGCTTTCCTGGTAATTTAACAGTTCAGCTTACCTTTAAGTTGTCTGATGCGAATGAATTAATTCTTGATTATAAAGCGGTTACTGATGCACCTACAGCGCTTAACCTGACACACCATACTTATTTCAACTTAAATAAAGAGGGTAAAAATATAGCTGATCATTCTTTAAGAATTCCTGCCAGTAATTATCTGGCGCAAGATAAGGATTATGTAGTGACCGGTGCACTGGTTCCTGTTGCAGGTACTAGTCATGATTTTCTGGGTGGTAAGACCATTGGGCAGGATTGGAATATAGAAGAAGGTTATGATCAGAGTTTTGTACTCGATAAACCTTATGGCGAATTAGGACTGGCTTCGGAAACTACGGAAGCAACTTCAGGATTAAAACTTGAAGTTTATACGACAGAACCTATTGCCCATTTCTACACTGCGAAGTATCTGAATACCGCTACTGGTAAAGGAGGAAAGGCTTATAGCCCATATAGTGCTTTTTGTATAGAGACGCAGCATTATCCGAATAGTGTAAATGTTCCGGAGTTCCCGACTACAATTTTGCGTCCTGGACAAACTTATGCACAAACCACAATTTTTAAAGTAAGTCATACTTAA
- a CDS encoding YtxH domain-containing protein: MDYKKLINDHLGKQTDKTPVVVALLAGLAVGAALGVLFAPGSGSETRNLLADKTKDLADNAKDKLQTYKEKLKDGADQIADTAKNKYQTYGEKLQNGADELVDLKDRAVETVKSKFSDAKGDIRDAKEEIKDTANAVKSDIENA, from the coding sequence ATGGATTACAAAAAATTAATTAATGACCACTTAGGCAAGCAAACTGATAAAACTCCTGTTGTTGTAGCTTTATTAGCTGGATTAGCGGTTGGAGCAGCCTTAGGAGTATTATTTGCACCTGGCAGCGGATCAGAAACCAGAAATCTCTTAGCAGACAAGACTAAAGATCTTGCAGATAATGCAAAGGATAAATTACAGACTTATAAAGAAAAGCTAAAAGACGGTGCGGATCAAATAGCCGACACTGCAAAAAATAAATATCAGACTTACGGTGAAAAGCTGCAAAACGGAGCCGATGAACTTGTTGATTTAAAAGATAGAGCAGTTGAAACTGTAAAATCTAAATTCAGCGATGCTAAAGGTGATATCAGGGATGCTAAAGAAGAGATTAAAGATACAGCGAATGCTGTAAAAAGTGATATAGAAAACGCTTAA
- a CDS encoding DoxX family protein, with amino-acid sequence MMNLLSKIQDWGDHHHPKWLDYLRIVLGITLIWKGVAFALNLHAFTVLMEDSGLGTAVSISLIAHLIIALHIIGGLLIALGTHTRLFCLLIIPILMVAVFYVNFPQQQQIFRPYSEFWLSCLVLAGLICFLIEGDGVLSIETVRKPVTSES; translated from the coding sequence ATGATGAACCTACTATCAAAAATTCAGGACTGGGGGGATCACCACCATCCGAAATGGCTGGACTATCTGAGAATAGTTTTAGGCATAACACTGATCTGGAAAGGAGTTGCATTTGCACTCAATTTACACGCATTTACCGTCCTGATGGAAGATTCGGGTTTGGGTACAGCGGTGTCCATCAGTTTAATCGCACACTTAATTATAGCACTTCATATTATTGGCGGTCTGCTCATTGCTTTAGGGACGCATACACGCCTGTTCTGCCTGTTAATTATCCCAATATTAATGGTTGCAGTTTTCTATGTTAATTTCCCACAACAACAGCAAATATTCAGACCTTATTCGGAATTCTGGCTTTCCTGCCTGGTTCTGGCTGGCTTAATCTGCTTTCTGATTGAGGGGGATGGTGTATTGTCTATTGAAACAGTTAGAAAACCTGTTACTTCTGAAAGCTAA